Sequence from the Schistocerca americana isolate TAMUIC-IGC-003095 chromosome 11, iqSchAmer2.1, whole genome shotgun sequence genome:
AGGTGTGTTCTTTTTAATGCAGAATACAATACTGTGGCCAGTGTGATATAATATTATACTTTAACTTAAGAGATGTTAGACAGAAGCACATTTTACTATGAGTTTCTCTTAAAGAACAATTTCTGGTGTATGACATTAGTGACAGTGTATAACTGTTACCTGCACTGGAGTGATTAACTGTAAAGATTTCGATTAATCACATAGAAAATAACTTTTACTGTAATGTGATTAAGACTACTTGACAGTTGACATGTGTCACTCGGCACTGCAGTGTTGCTACATCCACTGCCAGCTACTGCTCggttataggcaacacacaaaCGCAAGGAGTCACTTCACAAATGTGTTAATATGTAATGCACAGCATGACAGAAATGGGATTTGCTCTGTTGAAAGCTGATTGTAAGTGATCTGTGACTAAACTGAGGTAGATGACAGGTTTTGTAGCCCgtaatttaaactcatgtcctaacctTACCACAACCGTGTGGTGTGCAATATAACTGAGAAAACCGATCAACAATCTGCAGCACAATTCAGATCATGATCATTTTGTGCAGTCGTTTTAAGGCTACCCACTATCAGCAAATGTAAGAGAGAaaaatttccttatttttgttgGCGTAGCCGTATTCTGCAGCAAAATTTCACTTGTTGaggaaagcaaactgtaatttttcagtcattggttacctgaaaccaaATATAATACCCACCAAAAAGCAAAACAGCCAGAGCAGCAATCAGGATAAAATAAGAATTGTATCACACAAATGTGTGCATGCTcctccacacccacacccacagccATATCCACACTCATTGGGAAGCTCAagaattttcgtttccattctgaTGGTATGGGGTAGCTGTAGGTGGAATGATTGGACCCAGGTATCAGACAGGTAGACCATGCACCTACTGCCATTACTTGCTCTCAGAAGACTATGGTAGGCTGTACAGTGTGTGACTTGTGCTGACATCACCACTGACAAGTGTTTGATACAGCCAAGGATGTTTTGGAATTCCCGGTGACCAAATGTTGAGTTGTAAAAATATTCTTGAATGGGTAGCTGTAAGTGCATTGGCATTCTTCCTACCAGAGGGCTACACACAAGCTGTGCTGCTAACAACACACGTCTTATGTTAGAACTATTTGTGTGACATTCACatttgttcatcagtctggaagTTCATGTATGTGTTCCTTCATGTATTGACCTGACATtatttcctatgtatgcacagatGTTCTCCACCTGGTTGACGCCCTTACTATTAGCCAATAAAGATGATGATGTTTGTGGTAGTTTTTTAATTCATTTAGAATCAAATAAAAAACCATGATTGTTTTGTGAAATGAATTTATCATATGTGGTTTTAAGAATTTCTACCCATAGCTGAAATTGCTCTCCAAAGCAAAGAACAAGCCACTTGGgaaaattgttttatttctattttaaaatCATTGCTTACTCTTCTTTTTCGTTTCCTTTATTCTTTGAATGGAAACACCTATGTACAAAACTGGAGGATATTATATTTAATAAATGTAGTATTTTTATAATATTGTGACACTTTTAAATAACGGTACCTACTAGAAAATTTGGAAACGTAGTCTGCACTGAATGAGATTGGTCATTATTGAATTTCCTGTGATGGTTTGCTTTATGAAAATGTTAGAGTGTTGCAAAATGATATCATTCTGGTAGAATCTCATGTTAATTTTAAACCACTTACATTTACTGAATAAGTTATCTGTGTCCCTGAGTTTGTGTGTGCTCAAATATTGTTCTTTTGTATCTTGTAAATCAACATTTCACACCTCTTTCTTCATTCCTCAGTTTCATTCAAAGTGCTGGTGAGAGCTGTGACATCTCATTTCAAGAAATATTACATCAAGGAGTAGTCAACGACGAGCTGGAGATGGATGCAGAGAAGTCGACAGATTTCACTGTGTGCGATAGCTATACCAAAATATCGATTTCACAAGAAGATAGCTTATTCAGCACGAGATTTAGTCGTAGCATTAGGGAAAAGGATTTTCACAAGTTTAACTGTAATTTCTGCCTAAAGAGCTTCCCTTCCAAATACAGACTCATAATGCATGTCTTCAACCACATTGATGGTGTGCAGGCACCTGCATATGTGTGTAAGTCATGTGGTGAGGTATTGCCCACTGATGACTGCTTGAAAAAACATTTGAGAATCAGTGAGTGTGCTGCCGACAGTGAGATACTCGACTGCAGTGCTGACCATGAAAACAATATCTCCATGGAGGGTGTACGAGAAGGAAGCATGGAACAGACTGAGAACCAGTCTTCATCCAAGGAAAGTAGGAAAACTTTCAAGAAATGTAATACACATAATGTGACACAAGCTGCTGAAAAACCCGAAAGATGCAAtgatgatggaattttatctacaaATGATAATGTCCACAGCGTCCTAAGTGCAAAGAGGTGTCACAGTTGTGATGTTTGTGCTAAATTGTTTACTCTATCAAGTGCTCTTAGGAGACACAAATTAATACACACTGGTGAGAGATCCCACAAATGCGACGTTTGCGGCAAATCTTTTACTCATTTGAGTACTCTCAAGTCCCACTACATAATACACACTGGTAAGAGACCTTATAAATGTAGCGTTTGTGGAAAATGTTTTACTCAATTGAGCAATCGGAAGAAACATGAATTAATACACAATGGAAACAGACCTCATAAATGTGATGTTTGCGGCAAAGCTTTCACTACACTGTACAATCTCAAGACCCATATATTAATACATACTGGAAAGCTACCATACAAATGTAGTGTTTGTGGAAAATCGTTTGTAAATTCTAGTAATCTGAAGGCACATGAAATAATACACACAGGAAAGAGACCCTACAAATGTGATACTTGTGGCAAATCTTTTAATGCATTGTCCAATCTCAATCGCCATGTCTCAATACACAGTGGAGAGAGACCCCATAAATGTAGTGTTTGTGGAAAATCGTTTAATCAGCCGAGTAGTCTGAAGGCTCATTATTTAGTACACACTGGACAAAGAATACACACATGCGTTGGTTGTGACAAATCTTTTTCAGAACTGGGTCATGTAGAGGCACAAAGATTAACAGACACAGGAAAGAGTGCCCACAAATGTGATACTAGTGGAAAGTGTTTTACTTATTTGGGTAATCTCAAGAAACAGTCGATACCACACACTGGCAAACGACCGCAcatgtgtattgtttgtggaaaatcGTTTACTCGTTTGAGCTGTCTCAAGAGGCATGAATTAATACACACTGGAGCGAGACTACACAAATGCAATGTTTGTGACAAATCTTTTTTATTACTGGATCATCTAAAGAGACACGCATTAATACACGTAGGGAAGAATTCGCACAAATGTGATAATTGTGGCAAATGTTTTACTCtgcaactgttaagaaaaaaaacgtAGTACACACTGCCGAACGACCGTATCAATGGAGTGCTTGTGGAAGATAATTCAACCATTCCAGTAATTTCAAAACACAGGAATTACTACACAATAAAAAAGGCTACACAGTTATATATGTGGGAAATTACTTAGGTTGATCGTTTTGAGAAGCATTCTATAGTACATACTTAGTAGAAACCATTCAAAGCATTGTGGAGGTCTATCGTGTTACACATGTTGCAAGACCACACATATGTTATGAAAATTGTTCGCATCTGCTAGAGGGAGGTCATAAAAATGACAAATCTATTTCTCCTTCTTAACGTTTGAAGAAGATTTATACTAAATACTACATATGAATCACACAGTTGcgatttttttgttctgataaTGCCTTAATGAACTGGCTACCAGAAATTTGTGCATTGAGAAATATCTTTCACTCGTTTGGGTAGAAGTTCCAAGTAGTAATCAGGACCCCATATTCATCATGAGAATGGATCAATTTGTTGCCAATTTTTTGAAAGATACTGCCAAGCAAGATTCATGAAGCTGTATGCACCAGACAGGTGTCATCTAAGATGTGCTTATTACATATTCTTCACTCAGGCTATTTATCTGAAAAATGGAGAAAGATACAAAAATCTCACGATCTTGCAAACACTCTACTGAGGTATGCTTCCTTAATAGTTGCTATTTGTGAAGTTAATAATCTGCACAcatgttaactgttttgtactagaatgagattttcactctgcagcggagtgtgtgctgatacgaaacttcctggcagattaaaactgtgtgcccggccgagactcgaactcaggacctttgcctttcgcaggcaagtgctccaccgtctgagctaccgaagcacgactcacgcccagtactcacagctttacttctaccagtatcttgtctcctaccttccaaactttacagaaactctcctgcgtacCTACTTGTGTACTAGTTTCCCATTaggaaataactgatgttggtgagTATGCAGCGATAAGCCAAAAATTTTAATCATCTGCCTAGTAGCATTTTGATACACCTTCAGAATGCAATACATCACTCCTGCATGGTGTGGACTCATTAGTTCTTTGTTAGTTTTCCATTAGTACATTGGACTACATGTCGAAACATAGCTCACACAGTACCCATAAGTTATAGGCTGTTGGTCTGTTGCTGTGTAGACAGTGTACAATAGCATCCCAAATGCGTTTCATGATGATCTAATATGTTGAACTAGGTGGGCAAGACAAGTGTGAGCTATCATGCTGCTCAGACCATTGTAGTGTGTTTCTGGCCCTGTGACTTGGACAGTTACCCTGCTGCAAGATAATGTCACTGTCAGGGAAGATGTAAAGAGGTTGCAATAATGTTAGTATTATCCACAGCTGTCATGATGCTTTGAGTTATGACCAGTTTTTCTTGGTATCTCACATGAATATCCCCCATAGCATGACATTGCCTTCATCTTCCTGCATCTGTTGTATGGTACATGTTGTGAATAACCACTCATCTGGATGATGGCATATCTGGGCAACCGTTGACCTGGTCGAACAAGAAATGTCACTTATCCCAACATGTGACACATCTTTCTAGATATGCAGTCCAATCTCAATTATTGCATTTCAACTGCTGCTGTAACTGACAATGTTGTTAGATCAACATTAGAATACAAAGCTGTTATGTAACTTGGGGCCTCATTCTCAACAATGTCTGCTGAATTGCTTGAGTCTCCTGTCTTCATAGACTGACATagatcccactttacagagcagccaGACTCTGATCTCCCATTCTCTAGGTAAAGCACAAGCATCCTacaccttcttgtcaagttgtggttTCACCATCTTTCAACGATGTTCTATAGAGGCTCACAATAGGAGCACATGAGCAACCAACCAGATTCGCTGTTAGTGAGATGCTATTACCCAGGTACTAGGAAAAACCATCTGCTCTTTGGCAAAGTTATTTGTCTGTTGTTTTTCACATACTGTCGCTAGAATGATTACACATTCATCTCTGCTTGTACAGATTCATTACTATGTGATATACCCACAATGCCACTGCGCAGCATACGGCCCTCCTATGGAAGTGGATATAATGATTTGGATCAAAACTGTATATTACGCAAAAGGGTCATTTGGTAAATTGTGTAGTAATTCAGATTTTCATGCTTTGTTAAATTTTATATCAATACACTACTGGCTGTTTGAGCTGTattatttgtgaaatatttttgtgtagTACAAAGCTCTGTACATAATTCTGAGTTAATGATGAGTAGTTTATGCATAAAGTCTTTTAATTATTTGTCTGTTTCTAATTATCATGTAACTGCTGCACAAACTTATGTGGGAAATCTATGTCATCATGTAGTGTCAGATTATAATTCCAATTGTATAAAACACAAGGACAATTGAAACAGCTCAAAGTGTGACTACTAGAATATAAATTTAATCCAAATGCATAATTTTTATTGTAAAAAGTAAATATAGCAAATGTGGTTTCTTTTTAATtgctttgttttaattttatttctttttagttgTCTTCTTTCATCTACTGTAAACATAATTTCatagtgtgtgttttcctttatttCTCTAATAAGTGTGAGGTTTCAGAAAGCTTTACTAAAGCTCTGTCTCATATTTCATAAAGTTTGTTTTTGATCAGTTTTTTCGATTTTCTACCTCTTTCTTGTTGGTTTGTTATGTTTTGTCATACTCGTAGTAACTTGAGGTAATTGTTATTAAGTGGTAGGCATTTTTGAGTTTTGTGACACTTTCAGCTTTATGGCTTTTGTCTGAAATGAGAATGTATCTGTCATGATGGTTCTTGAAACATAATACTGTGCTGCTATCTGGAGTGTAATACTGCAGTGGCTTTTAAATATTTAGGTAATGGTGATATATTTGCAGTTTGTGGAGTACTATTCTTCATACACACTTGATAAGgagtttttgttgtgacttggaaTGAAATTGCATGGATTTTAAAATATATCATTATCCGTATAGCAGTGTTGTTACACTATTTTGTCCAGATATTTAGTTGCATATTTCTGCTTCAGTTCCTTTTGGTACTGCGTGGATGGTCTATTTTAatcataacagaaaaatatttttcctcTCAATAGTGCTTGCTgagacaaaaattattattattcttattcaaGTAAGAACAGAGCCTTGAATTCACAAACTTACAGTGCTTCTACTCAAATGAAGCTTAAATCCTGGCTTGTAACTGTTCTATTTTAATAGTCTCATCACTGAAAATGAGATTCTGATGATTCTGAACAGAAATTAAAGTAACCCACAGTAAGATATTAAAATAGGGTTTCAAATCACAGAATAGCAAATATTGGCAATATAACTTTGTCAAAATACAGTGCCATTAATTGTTGCAGTGTGGTATTTAATCATAAGACCAACACAAATGTCATTATTAGTAACTTTTAGATGTGTTCTGTTGAAATATATCTGACAAATGCCATAAAggctgtaatgaccatcttcacagTATCACCATTGCCCTTCAAGCTAATATGTGTGGCATTTTCCAACCAAAacgttcttagaaaattcatttagAGACAATAATTGTTGACATTTCTGTTTTGTAAGTGAGCTCAGCAACTCCTTGCACTGTTGTCCAAAATGATTCGTTTTAAAACCTGAGTTGTTATACATCTGTCAAAAGACAAACATTACTGTTCACTCGAGTCCAAAGTGAAATCAAGAAAGTGTGATTATAATATTGTCGTTTGTAGAATTGCAGTACCTTCTTGTTTGAAATTACTTGAGTGAATGGAGTTTGTTGGAAGATGATACAGGTTTCATTTAAAgctaaaaaaatacttttcactataGTACAAAATTGTGAaccctcccaggggacaccgcaTTATCGTAGGCACCTTCAGTGTTTGGTAGGAGGGTTTGCATGCTCTGACAAAGTCGAGAGCTGTGCTGGAGGTAGTGTAGCTACTGGCTGTGTCACCCAAGCCAGATTGGTTTCGATCTAGGAGtcagtgtgtcccacaacatagggccgGGAGGGGGGTGGGAGCTCTATAGGTGTAGGAAACCCAACCCACCTAGGGGAGTAAACCCTAAAAAATTCAGGTCCTCCAAGTCAGTGGTTAGGTGTGAGGGTAACAACCCCACGCAGGAAAAAAGTGCTGTTGTGGATATTATACATATGCCTCGCAATGGAAAGCATTGCCTCTTATGATCCGGCGAGGAAAACGGTTAAAGAGATATTTGGATAGCCACCTTGAATGTGAGGACAGTCAAGAGGCCTGGCAAGACGCAAGAAATAGGGAGTGAACTAGATAAGTACCAAGTGAAAATAGCAGCTATACAAGAAACTACATGGAAAGGGCAAGGAATGATAGCATTGGGGGAACATTTCATGAAGTACAGCGTTGGAGATACAGGCCTTTATGGCACTGGTTTCCCTCTACATAGGCGTATGAACGCTAACATAATTGGTTTTATGGCAATGGCAGTGACAGAATATGTTATCTAAGGATAAGGACAAAAATTTTTGATGTTACAATAATGAATGTCTACGCCCCTACTGAGGAGACAGATGAAGATGAGGAGGATATATTTTATGCCTAGTTGGAAGAAGAAACTGGTAAAATCGAAAGGCACAATGTGAAAATAATGCTCAGAGACATAAATGCAAAAATAGAGAAAGAAGAGGTTCTTAAAACACTACcacaacaaatgtcaaaaattaattatgatttgtagtgttgctcatgctgctaaatattgcattttcgggcaacaacaaagttatatcatgtggcaggtgtcattagagcacagttaataaa
This genomic interval carries:
- the LOC124553908 gene encoding zinc finger protein 708-like isoform X3 yields the protein MDCKGTNWLKKEKNEVYAESGSLFLEDPLTMPSLRIKHDPELKQDLDGTEHHFLEDDLGTSWPNDFIKKDPELNLEVDETENTVAASIRNTSDSTSFIQSAGESCDISFQEILHQGVVNDELEMDAEKSTDFTVCDSYTKISISQEDSLFSTRFSRSIREKDFHKFNCNFCLKSFPSKYRLIMHVFNHIDGVQAPAYVCKSCGEVLPTDDCLKKHLRISECAADSEILDCSADHENNISMEGVREGSMEQTENQSSSKESRKTFKKCNTHNVTQAAEKPERCNDDGILSTNDNVHSVLSAKRCHSCDVCAKLFTLSSALRRHKLIHTGERSHKCDVCGKSFTHLSTLKSHYIIHTGKRPYKCSVCGKCFTQLSNRKKHELIHNGNRPHKCDVCGKAFTTLYNLKTHILIHTGKLPYKCSVCGKSFVNSSNLKAHEIIHTGKRPYKCDTCGKSFNALSNLNRHVSIHSGERPHKCSVCGKSFNQPSSLKAHYLVHTGQRIHTCVGCDKSFSELGHVEAQRLTDTGKSAHKCDTSGKCFTYLGNLKKQSIPHTGKRPHMCIVCGKSFTRLSCLKRHELIHTGARLHKCNVCDKSFLLLDHLKRHALIHVGKNSHKCDNCGKCFTLQLLRKKT
- the LOC124553908 gene encoding zinc finger protein 708-like isoform X1 — encoded protein: MISGYVCKNQALVIFREPVFPHSEPEWLTRAIMDCKGTNWLKKEKNEVYAESGSLFLEDPLTMPSLRIKHDPELKQDLDGTEHHFLEDDLGTSWPNDFIKKDPELNLEVDETENTVAASIRNTSDSTSFIQSAGESCDISFQEILHQGVVNDELEMDAEKSTDFTVCDSYTKISISQEDSLFSTRFSRSIREKDFHKFNCNFCLKSFPSKYRLIMHVFNHIDGVQAPAYVCKSCGEVLPTDDCLKKHLRISECAADSEILDCSADHENNISMEGVREGSMEQTENQSSSKESRKTFKKCNTHNVTQAAEKPERCNDDGILSTNDNVHSVLSAKRCHSCDVCAKLFTLSSALRRHKLIHTGERSHKCDVCGKSFTHLSTLKSHYIIHTGKRPYKCSVCGKCFTQLSNRKKHELIHNGNRPHKCDVCGKAFTTLYNLKTHILIHTGKLPYKCSVCGKSFVNSSNLKAHEIIHTGKRPYKCDTCGKSFNALSNLNRHVSIHSGERPHKCSVCGKSFNQPSSLKAHYLVHTGQRIHTCVGCDKSFSELGHVEAQRLTDTGKSAHKCDTSGKCFTYLGNLKKQSIPHTGKRPHMCIVCGKSFTRLSCLKRHELIHTGARLHKCNVCDKSFLLLDHLKRHALIHVGKNSHKCDNCGKCFTLQLLRKKT
- the LOC124553908 gene encoding zinc finger protein 708-like isoform X2; its protein translation is MCICHCQNTAHHNSTEDCHGYSYWLTRAIMDCKGTNWLKKEKNEVYAESGSLFLEDPLTMPSLRIKHDPELKQDLDGTEHHFLEDDLGTSWPNDFIKKDPELNLEVDETENTVAASIRNTSDSTSFIQSAGESCDISFQEILHQGVVNDELEMDAEKSTDFTVCDSYTKISISQEDSLFSTRFSRSIREKDFHKFNCNFCLKSFPSKYRLIMHVFNHIDGVQAPAYVCKSCGEVLPTDDCLKKHLRISECAADSEILDCSADHENNISMEGVREGSMEQTENQSSSKESRKTFKKCNTHNVTQAAEKPERCNDDGILSTNDNVHSVLSAKRCHSCDVCAKLFTLSSALRRHKLIHTGERSHKCDVCGKSFTHLSTLKSHYIIHTGKRPYKCSVCGKCFTQLSNRKKHELIHNGNRPHKCDVCGKAFTTLYNLKTHILIHTGKLPYKCSVCGKSFVNSSNLKAHEIIHTGKRPYKCDTCGKSFNALSNLNRHVSIHSGERPHKCSVCGKSFNQPSSLKAHYLVHTGQRIHTCVGCDKSFSELGHVEAQRLTDTGKSAHKCDTSGKCFTYLGNLKKQSIPHTGKRPHMCIVCGKSFTRLSCLKRHELIHTGARLHKCNVCDKSFLLLDHLKRHALIHVGKNSHKCDNCGKCFTLQLLRKKT